In a single window of the bacterium genome:
- a CDS encoding isoprenylcysteine carboxylmethyltransferase family protein: MNTKVENPSADNQPNLQAGIAARFAQVAGMFLLQAVILFLSAGRLDWLWAWVYLAICLVSVAINGTIMLRASPETIAERGRPSKQTKDWDKVVAGLWSLILFLAVPLVAGLDMRFGWTRELSASWNFAGAVLLAGGLALAGWAMLANAFFSTAVRIQSDRGQTVCRSGPYRFVRHPGYAGFILQSLGTPLVFGSRWALIPGLVAAVLMILRTALEDRMLQAELGGYRDFVHEVRYRLVPGIW, from the coding sequence ATGAACACCAAAGTGGAAAACCCTTCTGCCGACAACCAGCCCAACCTCCAGGCGGGCATTGCCGCGCGGTTTGCACAAGTGGCGGGCATGTTCCTCTTGCAGGCAGTTATTCTTTTTCTCTCTGCCGGCCGCCTCGACTGGCTTTGGGCGTGGGTCTATTTGGCGATCTGCCTCGTGAGTGTAGCAATCAACGGCACGATCATGCTTCGTGCCAGTCCCGAGACCATCGCTGAGCGCGGCCGCCCAAGCAAGCAAACAAAGGATTGGGACAAGGTCGTGGCCGGCCTCTGGAGTTTGATCCTATTTCTTGCGGTTCCGCTGGTCGCGGGCCTGGATATGCGTTTCGGTTGGACGCGCGAGCTTAGCGCGAGTTGGAACTTCGCGGGCGCCGTCCTGCTGGCGGGTGGATTGGCCCTTGCCGGCTGGGCGATGCTCGCCAATGCGTTTTTTTCAACCGCTGTGCGCATTCAAAGCGACCGCGGCCAGACCGTGTGCCGCAGCGGGCCCTATAGGTTTGTGAGGCACCCCGGCTATGCGGGATTCATTCTCCAATCACTCGGCACTCCGCTCGTGTTCGGTTCGCGGTGGGCGCTAATTCCCGGCCTGGTGGCCGCGGTGCTTATGATTCTCCGGACGGCTTTGGAGGATCGCATGCTTCAAGCCGAATTGGGTGGCTACCGGGATTTTGTTCACGAAGTCCGTTACCGCCTCGTTCCCGGTATTTGGTGA
- a CDS encoding isoprenylcysteine carboxylmethyltransferase family protein, translating to MRETLAFSLGTLCLVLFSWRTFRHPGSHGFYRFFAAEAMLALIITNAAVWFHDPLRPRQLVSWLLLFAALVLAVHGFVLLHRRGKPNADQENNADFVFEKTTTLIRSGAYKYIRHPLYTSLLLLTWGALLKHVTLVALSLAACATAFLVATALAEEQENLARFGEAYATYSRTTKRFIPFLV from the coding sequence ATGCGTGAGACGTTAGCATTTTCTCTCGGCACGCTTTGCTTGGTGCTATTCTCATGGCGCACGTTCCGCCATCCCGGCTCGCATGGCTTCTACCGATTCTTTGCAGCAGAGGCGATGCTGGCGTTGATCATCACGAATGCTGCGGTGTGGTTTCATGATCCGCTCAGGCCGCGGCAACTCGTCTCCTGGCTCCTGCTTTTCGCCGCGCTCGTGCTGGCGGTGCACGGCTTCGTGTTGCTGCATCGCCGTGGCAAGCCAAATGCAGACCAAGAAAACAATGCGGATTTTGTATTTGAAAAGACGACCACCTTGATTCGCAGCGGTGCCTACAAGTATATCCGCCACCCGCTTTACACGTCGCTACTGTTACTGACTTGGGGCGCGCTTCTGAAGCATGTCACTCTCGTGGCATTGTCGCTCGCGGCATGTGCCACCGCGTTTCTGGTTGCTACTGCGCTTGCGGAAGAGCAGGAGAATCTCGCCCGGTTTGGTGAAGCATACGCCACCTACTCAAGGACGACAAAGCGGTTCATTCCATTTTTGGTATGA
- a CDS encoding saccharopine dehydrogenase NADP-binding domain-containing protein — translation MSNKRIVILGGYGNTGSLIARYLLQEATCELVLAGRNRSRAEQLALELNRQSQGRRVSGAFANAAEEVSLTRVFAGADLVVVASSTTPFTQPIAAAALASRCDYFDIQFSHAKIDYLKFIENDIRSAGLCFITDGGFHPGLPAVMIRHIAEEFDRLQIARVGSVIKINWRDLSLGDDTFAELIEFMNDFSGAVFQKGKWQKVRWLGMFDTIWMDFDAPFGKSYCVPMPIEEITSLPAMYPGLQDTGFYVGGFNWFVDWLVFPFIWPLYKLLGKRSVKPLGKVLGWGLRNFSQPPFGTRLKVEAAGLKDGRKKSHSLLLSHADGYAFTAIPVVATLLQYLGEAGRKPGLWTQAHFVEPKQMIKDMQRMGIVLTESGLE, via the coding sequence ATGAGCAACAAGAGAATCGTCATTCTTGGCGGCTACGGTAACACCGGCAGCCTCATTGCCAGGTATCTGCTGCAGGAAGCCACTTGCGAGTTGGTCCTCGCGGGCAGGAACAGAAGCAGAGCTGAGCAGCTCGCGCTTGAGCTGAACCGTCAATCTCAAGGCCGGCGCGTCTCCGGCGCGTTTGCCAATGCCGCGGAAGAGGTGAGTCTCACCCGCGTTTTCGCGGGCGCGGATTTGGTCGTCGTTGCTTCGAGTACAACCCCATTCACCCAGCCCATCGCCGCGGCAGCGCTGGCGTCGCGGTGCGACTACTTTGACATTCAGTTTTCCCATGCCAAGATTGACTACTTGAAATTTATCGAGAATGACATTCGATCGGCCGGGCTTTGCTTCATCACCGACGGCGGTTTTCATCCCGGCCTGCCGGCGGTCATGATTCGCCATATCGCTGAAGAATTCGACCGGCTTCAAATAGCGCGTGTCGGCAGCGTTATCAAAATCAACTGGCGGGATTTGTCACTGGGCGATGATACGTTCGCGGAGTTGATCGAATTCATGAATGATTTCTCCGGCGCGGTTTTCCAAAAGGGCAAATGGCAAAAGGTGCGCTGGCTCGGCATGTTTGACACGATTTGGATGGATTTTGATGCGCCGTTTGGAAAGAGTTACTGTGTGCCGATGCCGATTGAAGAGATCACCAGCTTGCCCGCAATGTACCCCGGCCTGCAAGACACCGGCTTTTATGTTGGCGGTTTCAACTGGTTTGTTGATTGGCTCGTCTTTCCGTTCATTTGGCCGTTGTACAAGTTGTTGGGCAAGCGCAGCGTCAAACCGCTCGGCAAGGTTTTGGGTTGGGGCTTGCGAAATTTTTCCCAGCCTCCCTTTGGCACTCGGCTGAAAGTGGAAGCTGCCGGCCTGAAAGACGGCAGGAAAAAATCGCACAGCCTGCTGCTATCGCATGCCGACGGCTACGCTTTCACCGCGATTCCGGTGGTCGCGACCCTGCTGCAATACCTGGGTGAAGCAGGCCGCAAACCCGGCTTGTGGACGCAGGCGCATTTCGTGGAGCCAAAGCAGATGATCAAGGACATGCAGAGAATGGGCATTGTGCTCACTGAATCCGGTTTGGAATAG
- a CDS encoding GNAT family N-acetyltransferase, with protein sequence MSTKPRAKLIDVTVENVAEKGFFCYMSKPKAEGYQRKLNWLKARFAEGMRIKMYELPQRGFIEYIPGDYAWRTVEAKGYMFIHCLWVVGRSKDQGLGGRLLKACIKDAREAGMHGVAMLTSEGNWLAGKELLLQYGFKSVAQAPPVFDLMVMKFDHAPVPTLLDDWGKKAEQYAHELTVFRSDQCPYIDDAAKTVLNAAKKLGLESRVVELKTCDEVRNLSPSPYGVFSIVYNGRLLSSYYLLEKELLKRLEEFKRSHYER encoded by the coding sequence ATGTCTACCAAACCTCGTGCAAAACTGATCGATGTAACCGTCGAAAACGTCGCCGAGAAGGGTTTCTTCTGCTACATGAGCAAGCCCAAAGCCGAAGGCTATCAGCGAAAATTGAACTGGCTCAAAGCGCGCTTCGCGGAAGGCATGCGCATCAAAATGTACGAGCTGCCGCAACGCGGCTTCATCGAATACATTCCCGGCGATTACGCCTGGCGCACTGTCGAGGCCAAAGGCTACATGTTCATTCACTGCCTCTGGGTGGTGGGCAGGAGCAAAGACCAGGGCCTCGGCGGGCGTTTGCTCAAGGCATGCATCAAAGATGCCCGCGAAGCCGGCATGCACGGCGTGGCCATGCTCACCAGCGAAGGCAATTGGCTGGCCGGCAAAGAACTGCTGCTCCAATATGGCTTCAAATCAGTTGCGCAAGCCCCGCCGGTATTTGACTTGATGGTGATGAAATTTGATCATGCGCCAGTGCCGACTCTTTTGGACGATTGGGGCAAAAAAGCGGAGCAATATGCGCACGAGCTTACCGTATTTCGCTCGGATCAATGTCCTTATATCGATGATGCCGCTAAAACCGTCCTGAACGCGGCAAAAAAACTTGGCCTTGAAAGCCGCGTTGTGGAATTGAAAACCTGTGATGAGGTCAGAAATTTATCGCCTTCGCCTTACGGGGTGTTTAGCATCGTGTACAATGGCAGATTGCTGTCATCTTACTATCTGTTGGAAAAAGAATTGTTGAAACGGTTGGAAGAATTTAAAAGGAGTCACTATGAAAGGTAA